One genomic window of Chanos chanos chromosome 13, fChaCha1.1, whole genome shotgun sequence includes the following:
- the lsp1a gene encoding non-muscle caldesmon, translated as MSSAVLRRSSSKQGLQNLLRVTAQRSIEDAEEIERERRRRAREAFRKENSLSDAAGSLQDTASPSEFRHYESESKPSSSPAVEEDEGFSDWTQRLDRGKRLRQENGHAEEEREIAGAAKREENVRSVVTTPVRPQRSSEKEEGEEEVDNQPARRLSERRREFGARDREVNEWRDEEARGIRRREEVKRPEAEEKMKDKRTEVKVSYMSKVVLQQDKMPPTTSEDKAVEEMTSHLTKLKKAPRVATGLAPEMREDVEVCHETEQKLEKIRRSHQEKESQELEQLRQRQAEAEVELEELKKRREERRKIREEEERRREEEEQQRLAKEEDEKKRMKEDIERRRTEAAERRLKSLNTTCSKGDETFNPLSPKSPTFKITERTESLNRSLKKSNSFKKTQPPMLLSKIDDKLEQYTHAIESSSKEVKATKSAVVDMPSVPEPVATKKSLFEAGEAWNQNTTKGTPSKDTEGMKVGVADLITHWVKGSPEGGSRSSPSRPSDVKSGDVLQKKNMWEIIGEVSSTQRSTSGAKGTPSGKRYKFVVTGHGKYEKIAADNEDGSGYSNGKSNLCHDDL; from the exons ATGTCAAGTGCAGTTCTGAGAAGAAGCTCAAGCAAGCAAGGTTTGCAGAACCTGCTGAg AGTGACGGCCCAGCGGAGTATTGAAGATGCGGAGGAGATTGAACGTGAGCGGAGGCGAAGGGCACGGGAGGCCTTCCGTAAAGAGAACAGCCTGTCTGACGCAGCTGGGTCCCTTCAGGACACTGCGTCCCCGTCTGAGTTCCGTCA CTATGAGAGCGAGTCCAAACCCAGCAGTTCCCCTGCCGTGGAGGAGGACGAGGGTTTCAGTGACTGGACTCAGAGGTTAGACAGGGGAAAACGACTGAGGCAGGAGAATGGACatgctgaggaggagagagaaatagctgGAGCTGCAAAACGAGAAGAGAACGTCCGCTCCGTGGTTACCACCCCCGTTCGCCCGCAGAGATCatctgagaaagaggagggtgAGGAAGAAGTGGATAACCAGCCAGCaaggagactgagtgagaggaggagagagtttggagcgagagacagagaagtaaaTGAGTGGAGAGATGAGGAGGCAAGAGGCataaggaggagagaggaggttaaAAGACCAGAGGCAGAAGAAAAG ATGAAAGACAAGAGGACAGAGGTGAAGGTTTCATACATGTCTAAAGTGGTCCTGCAACAAGATAAAATGCCTCCCACAACCAGCGAAGACAAAGCTGTTGAAGAAATGACATCACATCTGACCAAACTCAAGAAGGCTCCAAG GGTTGCCACGGGCTTAGCcccagagatgagagaggatgTGGAGGTGTGTCATGAGACAGAACAGAAGCTGGAGAAAATCCGTCGAAGCCACCAGGAGAAGGAAAGTCAAGAACTGGAGCAACTCAGACAGCGGCAGGCTGAGGCAGAGGTGGAactggaggagctgaagaaaaggagggaggagcGACGCAAGATTCGCGAGGAAGAGGAGCGCagaagggaggaagaggaacaaCAGAGACTGGCCAAAGAGGAG GACGAgaagaaaaggatgaaagagGACATAGAAAGGAGGAGGACGGAGGCTGCTGAAAGACGGCTGAAGAGCCTCAACACCACCTGCTCCAAAGGAGACGAAACATTTAACCCACTCAGTCCCAAAAGTCCTACCTTCAAG atcacagagagaacagaatctTTAAATCGATCTCTGAAGAAAAG TAACAGTTTCAAGAAGACTCAGCCACCAATGCTTCTATCCAAGATTGATGACAAACTTGAGCAGTACACTCATGCTATTGAG agcTCCTCCAAAGAGGTAAAGGCCACAAAGTCAGCAGTAGTTGACATGCCAAGTGTTCCAGAGCCTGTGGCTACCAAAAAGAGTCTTTTTGAGGCTGGAGAGGCCTGGAACCAGAACACAACCAAAGGCACACCTTCCAAG GACACAGAAGGTATGAAGGTGGGAGTGGCTGACCTGATCACTCATTGGGTAAAGGGGAGTCCTGAGGGAGGTAGCAGGAGCTCCCCCTCCAGGCCATCT GATGTTAAATCTGGAGATGTGTTACAGAAGAAGAACATGTGGGAGATCATTGGAGAAGTCTCTTCAACTCAAAGGTCTACATCTGGAGCAAAG GGCACCCCCTCTGGCAAAAGGTACAAGTTTGTTGTGACCGGCCATGGCAAATATGAGAAGATTGCCGCTGACAATGAGGATGGCAGCGGTTACTCAAATGGAAAATCAA aTCTGTGCCATGATGACCTCTAG
- the LOC115826138 gene encoding LOW QUALITY PROTEIN: uncharacterized protein LOC115826138 (The sequence of the model RefSeq protein was modified relative to this genomic sequence to represent the inferred CDS: substituted 2 bases at 2 genomic stop codons), with protein MSPISNTVEIFVSGREAASFSFLALNLGLXRRTGKRXANAGISFDISCTSSVFLSSSLLLASICCIMLSLEENIWKRTASHILVALGESLPFASVLSVVLVNSAASFESVFCSPSLGPSFFDSGSGNLGSSTSSTMCFLRRDQPLTLDFMPFGFWTTFRRGPAAGKELSPSSFFSTVDSFLCRSLAFASGVSTLTTFSLSSWSSFGFSVGFIPLLSASDILDVLS; from the coding sequence ATGAGCCCCATCTCAAATACTGTAGAGATCTTTGTCAGTGGTCGTGAGGCTGCTTCTTTCAGCTTTCTAGCGTTAAACCTTGGGCTATAGAGGAGAACTGGTAAGCGATGAGCAAATGCTGGGATTTCTTTTGATATCTCTTGTacttcctctgttttcctctcttcctcactttTGCTGGCATCAATTTGTTGCATTATGCTCTCTTTGGAAGAGAACATTTGGAAAAGGACAGCATCCCACATCTTAGTAGCTCTTGGGGAGTCTTTGCCCTTTGCTTCTGTGCTCTCAGTTGTCTTGGTTAACTCTGCAGCTTCCTTTGAATCCGTCTTCTGTTCACCCTCACTAGGACCATCTTTCTTTGACTCGGGCTCTGGAAACTTGGGCTCCTCTACCTCTTCTACCATGTGTTTCTTGAGGCGAGACCAACCACTGACCTTAGACTTCATGCCCTTTGGTTTTTGGACCACTTTCAGGAGAGGTCCAGCTGCTGGGAAGGagctttctccctcctcctttttttccactgtagaCTCCTTCCTCTGTAGATCACTGGCTTTTGCCTCAGGTGTATCAACTTTAACAACTTTCTCCTTGTCGTCCTGGTCCTCCTTTGGTTTTTCTGTCGGCTTTATTCCACTTTTGTCAGCATCTGATATTTTAGATGTTTTATCCTGA
- the tnnt3a gene encoding troponin T type 3a (skeletal, fast): MSDTEEVEQVEAVAEEVVEVEVAPEVAPEPEPEPEPAVEPEPEPEPEPEPEPEPEPVAPEPEPEPEPEPEPEPEKPKFKPSAPKIPEGEKVDFDDIQKKRQNKDLIELQALIDAHFELRKKEEEELIALKARIEKRRAERAEQQRIQAEKEKERQARREEERLRKEEENAKKKAEEESKKKSALSNMGSNYSSYLQKADSKRGGKKQTEREKKRKILAERRKPLNIDHLNEDKLKDKANELYEWLKTLESEKFDHMERLKRQKYEVTTLRKRVEELSKFSKKGAAARRRK; encoded by the exons ATGTCTGACACAGAGGAAGT tgaacagGTCGAAG CTGTAGCCGAAGAGGTAGTAGAGGTAGAAGTGGCCCCTGAGGTGGCCCCTGAACCAGAGCCAGAACCTGAACCAGCAGTAGAACCCGAACCCGAGCCTGAGCCTGAGCCTGAGCCAGAACCTGAGCCAGAGCCAGTAGccccagaaccagaaccagaaccagagccAGAACCTGAACCAGAGCCTGAG AAGCCTAAGTTCAA ACCATCTGCTCCCAAGATCCCAGAGGGTGAGAAGGTGGACTTTGAT GACATTCAGAAGAAGCGTCAGAACAAGGATCTGATTGAGCTGCAGGCCTTGATCGATGCCCACTTTGAGCTCaggaagaaggaggaagaggagctgatTGCCCTGAAGGCCAGGATT GAGAAGCGCAGGGCAGAGAGAGCTGAGCAGCAGAGGATCCAAGCTGAGAAGGAGAAGGAGCGCCAGGCAAGACGTGAG GAAGAGAGGctgaggaaagaggaagagaatgctAAGAAGAAGGCAGAAGAGGAATCTAAGAAGAAGTCAGCACTGTCCAACATGGGCTCCAACTACAGCAGCTACTTGCAGAAG GCTGACTCAAAGAGAGGTGGgaagaagcagacagagagagagaagaagaggaagatccTGGCTGAGAGACGCAAACCACTCAACATCGACCATCTTAATGAGGATAAGCTCAA GGACAAGGCCAATGAGTTGTACGAATGGCTGAAGACTCTGGAGTCTGAGAAGTTTGACCACATGGAGAGACTGAAGAGACAGAAGTATGAG GTTACAACCCTGCGTAAGAGAGTGGAAGAGCTGAGTAAATT CAGCAAGAAGGGAGCTGCCGCTCGTCGCAGAAAGTAA
- the myod1 gene encoding myoblast determination protein 1 homolog, whose translation MELSDIPFPITSADDLYDDPCFNTNDMHFFEDLDPRLVHVSLLKPEDHHHIEDEHIRAPSGHHQAGRCLLWACKACKRKTTNADRRKAATMRERRRLSKVNDAFETLKRCTSTNPNQRLPKVEILRNAISYIESLQALLRSQEDSYYPVLEHYSGDSDASSPRSNCSDGMMDFNGPTCTSRRRHSYDSSYFTETPNAESRANKSVVVSSLDCLSSIVERISTETPACPVLSVQEGSDGSPCSPQEGSILSETGAPVPSPTNCPQSAQDPIYQVL comes from the exons ATGGAGCTGTCGGATATCCCTTTCCCAATAACCTCTGCTGATGACCTCTATGACGACCCTTGCTTTAATACCAATGACATGCACTTCTTCGAGGACCTGGATCCCCGACTGGTCCACGTGAGCTTGCTTAAGCCCGAGGATCATCACCACATCGAAGATGAACACATTCGGGCACCGAGTGGCCATCACCAGGCGGGCAGGTGTCTTTTGTGGGCATGCAAAGCCTGCAAAAGGAAAACCACCAACGCCGATCGCCGAAAGGCAGCGACAATGCGAGAGAGAAGACGACTAAGTAAAGTCAATGATGCATTCGAAACTCTGAAGAGATGTACGTCAACAAACCCCAATCAAAGACTGCCAAAAGTGGAAATTCTAAGAAACGCCATCAGCTATATCGAATCTCTTCAGGCTTTGCTTAGAAGCCAAGAGGACAGCTATTACCCTGTGCTGGAGCACTACAGTGGTGACTCCGACGCCTCCAGCCCAAGATCCAATTGCTCTGATGGCATG ATGGATTTCAATGGACCTACTTGCACGTCACGAAGACGCCATAGTTATGACAGTTCTTACTTTACGGAGACTCCAAATG CAGAATCACGCGCTAATAAGAGCGTAGTCGTCTCCAGCTTGGACTGTCTATCTAGCATTGTCGAGAGAATTTCGACTGAGACCCCAGCATGCCCTGTGCTGTCCGTGCAAGAGGGTTCCGATGGCAGTCCGTGCTCCCCCCAGGAAGGATCTATTCTGAGCGAGACAGGGGCACCCGTGCCATCTCCTACCAACTGCCCCCAGTCGGCCCAAGATCCCATCTACCAAGTATTGTGA